In Microbacterium sp. ABRD28, the genomic stretch GATGATCCGACGTCCCGTACCGCGCGAGCTCGGCGGCGTACGCGGCCGCGGCTTCGTCGAGGTCCAGACCCTCGTCACTGGCCGGAGCGGCGTGGATGTGCGCATCCGGAAGCGCGTTCAGCAGCGCCTCCCTGCTCTGACGCTCGTTGCGCTCGGGGTGGAACCGTCGCACGAAACGCTCGTCGCTCCACCAGAAGTGCACCCGCGTCCAGTCGATGGGGTACCGAGGAGCCTGCGCGGCGGCGGCACGCAGCACGGCCGCCCCGCTGACGCCACCCGTCAAAGCGACATGGACGTCTCGGGAGGCCGACTTCTTGGCGACCCGGGTGAGGAAACGCTCGGCGACGGAGTCGGCCAGCGCGGCAGCGTCGGAGGTGATGACGACGCGCTTCTCGCCGGACGAATCAGTCATGTGTCTCCTGCGTCGTAGGCGGATCGAGAAGCGCCCAGCCCTCGGTGATCACTCGACCGTACAGGACATCGGGGTCGAGGCGACGCAGCTCCTCGGCGAGGCACTCCCGCAGGCTCCGCCGGGGGAACGCGAGGTCGTGCTGGGGCTGACCGGGCTGTGTGAGCAGCGCCACGGCAGGACTCGGTCGCTCGAGGACGACGTCACCGCTTTCACGCACGAGGGTCACCGACTTGATGCCGTGCGGCCACTCCGCGGTGGGGAGGTAGCCCCAGTCGACGGGCACATCGAGGGCGAGACGCAGCCACGCGGCCAGGAGCGCCGTGGAGGGCGAGTCTGACGCGCCGCGGACGGTGATGCTCGTGACATTCTCGAACGGCGGCTGATCGAGGATCGCCGCCAGCTGTTCCCGCCACCGGGTGAGGCGGGTCCACGCGAGGTCGGTGTCTCCTGGCCGGTACTTCTCGCCGAGGGAGGCGACCCACGCCGACGGATCGGGTTTGGTCGCGGCATCCGTGATCCGTCGCTGAGCGATCTTTCCGATCGATGTCTGCGAAGGGATGTCGGGGGTGTCATCCGGCCACCACACCACGACCGGTGCGTCCGGGAGCAGGAGCCCCGTGACAAGGCTCTCGAGATTGGTCGAGCCCGCCTCGCCGAGGGCGTGGAGGGTCACGACCTCGCTGGCACCGGCGTCGCCGCCGACGCGGATCTGCGCGTCCAGCCGCGGCGGGGAGTCTTCGCCATTCGTCATCACGACGATGACGCGCATCGGATGCTCGCGCGAGGCGGCGTTGGCGACGTCGATGACGTCTTCCTGCGCGCCCTGCCGGGTGACGATGATGAGCGTCAGCACGCGTCCGAGCGCGACCGCGCCGCCCTCCTCCCGGACGTTGACGAGGGCGCGCGAGATCTTGCTGACAGTGGTGTCGGGCAGATCGACGATCATGGACGCCTCCAGGTGCGGCCGTCGCGGGCGAGCATCGCCTCGGCGGATTCCGGGCCCCAGGAGCCCGGGGAATACTGCTCGAGCGGTCCCTCCTGAGCGGCCCAGAACTGTTCGATGGGATCGAGGATCCGCCACGACAGTTCCACCTCCTCGTGCCGCGGGAACAGCGGCGGGTCACCCAGCAGGACGTCGAGGATGAGGCGTTCGTACGCCTCCGGGCTCGCCTCGGTGAAGGCGTGGCCGTAGCCGAAGTCCATCGTGACGTCTCGGACCTGCAGGCCCGCGCCCGGCACCTTCGACCCGAACCGGATGGTCACGCCCTCATCGGGCTGCACCCGGATCACCAGGGCGTTCTGACCGAGCCCCGAGGTCTGGTTGCGCGAGAACAGCAGTTCGGGTGCGCGTTTGAACACCACCGCGATCTCCGTGACGCGGCGCCCGAGACGTTTTCCGGTGCGCAGGTAGAACGGCACCCCCGCCCACCGACGCGTGTTGACCTCGAGGGTGATGGCGGCGTAGGTCTCGGTGGTGGACTCGGGGTTCATCCCCTCCTCCTCCAGGAATCCGAGAACCCGTTCGCCACCCTGCCAGCCTCCGGCGTACTGACCGCGCGCGGTGGAGCGGGCCAGATCTTCGGGCAGGGTCACCGCGGCGAGCACCTTCTCCTTCTCCGCGCGCAGATGCTGGGCGTCGAACGAGATCGGCTCCTCCATCGCGGTGAGTGCGAGGAGCTGCAGGAGGTGGTTCTGGATGACGTCGCGCGCGGCGCCGATCCCGTCGTAGTAGCCGGCGCGACCGCCCACGCCGATGTCTTCGGCCATGGTGATCTGCACGTGATCGACGTAGTTGCGATTCCAGATGGGTTCGTACAGCTCGTTGGCGAACCGCAGGGCGAGGATGTTCTGGACGGTCTCTTTGCCCAGGTAGTGGTCGATCCGGAAGATCGAATCGGTCGGAAACGCGCTTCGCAACGCGTCGTTCAGAGCCTGCGCCGAGGCCAGATCGTGTCCGAAGGGTTTCTCGATCACCACGCGCCGCCACCGTTCGGGGCGGTCGGCGGTGTCGTCGACGAGTCCCGATGCCTTCAGCTGCTCGGCGACGATCGGGAAGTCCTTCGGCGGGATCGAGAGGTAGAACGCATGGTTGCCCATCGTTCCCCGCTCGGCGTCGAGCTGGTCCACCGTCTCGCGCAGGCGTCGGAAGGCGTCGGCGTCGCCGAATTCGCCCGAGACGAACCGGATGCCTTCCAGCAGCTGCGCCCAGGTCTCCTCACGGAATTCGGTGCGGGCGTTCGCGCGCACCGCGTCGTAGACGACCTGGGCGAAGTCCTGGTCCTCCCAGTCGCGGCGGGCGAAACCGACGAGTGCGAACCCCGGAGGAAGGAGCCCGCGGTTCGCGAGGTCGTACACCGCGGGCATCAGCTTCTTGCGGGAGAGGTCGCCGGTCACGCCGAAGATCACCAGGGCGCTCGGCCCCGCGATACGGTTCAAGCGCCGGTCTTCAGGGTCGCGGAGGGGGTTGCGTCCGCGGGAGATCTCGACACCCGACGCTGCTGCGCCGCTGCTCGATCCGGGGATCTCGTCGGTCATGAACGTCCTACTGGGCGGCTTCGAACAGGGAGAGGACCTCGGCCTGCGGGTCGGTCAGCGTGAGCGTCACGACCGGGCGGCCGTGACCGTCAGCCAGGACGCTGGCGTCACCGGCGGCCTGTGCCTGGATCAGCTGGCCGAAGGTGAAGGGGCGACCGGGGATCTCGAGGTCGACATCGGTCTGCTCGAGGATCTGCAGGTACACGCCCGTCGCGGGCCCGCCCTTGTGGTACTGACCCGTCGAGTGCAGGAACCGCGGACCCCAGCCGAAGGTGGTCGGGCGACCGGAGTCGGCGGCGACGAGCTCGCGGAGACCCTGGAGCTGCGGAAGGTCGAGTCGGTTGACGTACGCCTGGATCGAGACGTAGCCGTCGGCTGGAAGCTGCGCCCACAGGGCATCGAGCACGCCGGCGACGGTTCCTGATGCCGCGAGCGCCGGGTCGGAGACCCGCACCTCCACGCCGTCGAGGGTGAAGGCGGGTGCCGAGGGCTCCGGGCGGGCATCGAGCAGACCGCGGGCGGCGGTCTTGGCCGACTCCACGTCGGGCTGATCGAAGGGGTTGATCCCCAGCATCCGTCCTGCGATGGCCGTGGCGTACTCCCACACCATGAACTGGGCGCCGAGCGAACCGCTGACGAGGATCTCGCCCTCGTGACGCTCACGCAGGTGGAAGGCCCCCGCCTCGTCGACCAGGCGCACGATCTGCAGGTCGTCGGGCCGGGAGTCGAGCTCAGGGGAGACAGGGAGGAGCACGACCGGGAGGATGCCGGTGCCCTGCTTGCCGGTCGATTCGGCGATGAGCTGTTCGATCCAGTCGGGGAGCCCGACGATGTGGGTTCCATCGGTGACCAGGCCCAGCTTGTCGCGTCTCGGGGTTCCCCCGGCGATCGCCGCGGCCAGGATGAGCGCGGGATTCTCGGGACTGTCGACGGCGACTTCGAGAAGGGTGGCCTCGGCCTCGTCGAGCAGCTCGCCGATGTCCACGCCCGCCAGTCCCGCGGGCACGAGGCCGAAGGCGGTCAGCGCCGAGTAGCGACCACCGACCTCGGGGTCGGCGTTGAAGACGCGGTAGCCGTCGGCGCGCCCCGACTGATCCAGCGGCGAGCCGGGGTCGGTGACGATGACGATCCGCTCGGTCGGGTCGATCCCGAGGTCGCGGAAGGCCGCCTCGAAGGTGCGCTTGGCCGAGTCGGTCTCGACGGTCGACCCCGACTTCGAGGACACCACGAGCACGGTCTGCGAGAGGCCGCCGGCCTCGCTGTCGCCGTCGATCGCAGCGAGCACCTGGCCGGGAGCGGTGGAGTCGAGGATCACCAGGGGTACCCCCGAGGTCTGGGCGATCACCTCGGGGGCGAGGGACGATCCTCCCATTCCCGCGAGGACCACGCGGGTGACTCCCCGCGAGCGCAACTCGTCGCGGAGAGCCACGATCTCGGCGACGAGCGGACGCGACACCGACACCGCCTGCACCCAGCCGAGGCGCTTGGATGCCTCGGACTCCGCATCCGGACCCCACAGCGACGCATCGCCGGCGGTGATCCCCGACGCGACAAGGCTCGCGACCAGCCCCGGGAGCGTCTCGTCGACGACGGACTTGACACGCCCCGAGACGTGGATGTCGAAGCTCACTGAGCCGCCTCCTCGACGCTGGCGGGCGCCGCCTCGAGAGCCGCGGCGACCGTTCCCTGCAGCTCGTGCCAGGAGGCGATGAACTTCTCCACACCCTCCTTCTCCAGCACATCGGTGACGTCGTCGAAGTCGACGCCGACGGCCTTCAGCTGATCGAAGACCGCATACGCATCGGCGTAGTTGCCGGTGACGGTGTCGCCGGTCACGTCACCATGGTCGAAGGTCGCCTCGAGCGTCTTCTCCGGCATCGTGTTCACGGTGCCGGGCGCGACGAGCTCGGTCACGTAGAGGGTGTCGGGAAGGGCCGGATCCTTGACGCCGGTCGACGCCCAGAGGGGGCGCTGGACGCGGGCTCCGGCCTCGATGAGCGCCGTCGCGCGGTCGGTGGCGAACTCCCGCTCGTAGAGTTCGTACGCCAGGCGGGCGTTGGCCACGCCGGCACGGGACTTCAGCGCCCGTGCCTCATCGGTGCCGATCGACTCGAGGCGCTTGTCGACCTCGGTGTCCACGCGCGACACGAAGAACGACGCGACGGAGTGGATGGCGGAGATGTCGTGCCCGGCCTCTCGTGCCTTCTCGATGCCCGAGAGGTAGGCGTCGATGACGGCGGCGTACCGCTCGAGGCTGAAGATGAGGGTGACGTTGACCGAGATCCCCTCCGCGAGCACCTCGGTGATCGCGGGGAGACCCGCGAGGGTCGCAGGGATCTTGATGTGGACGTTCGGGCGGTCCACCCGGGCCCAGAGCTTCTTCGCCTCGGCGACCGTCGCAGCGGTGTCGTGCGCGAGGTCGGGCGAGACCTCGATCGAGACGCGGCCGTCGACCCCGTCGGTGGCGTCGAAGACCGGCCGCAGGATGTCGGCGGCCGAGCGGACGTCATCCGTCGTGATCTCGAAGATGGTGCGATCGACGTCTGCTCCGTCGGCGGAGAGCGCCGTGACCTGCGCCTCGTAGTCCTCGCCCTTGGCGAGGGCGCCGGCGAAGATCGTCGGATTGGTGGTGACGCCGCTGACGTTGCGGCTGTCGATCAGGCCGGCCAGGTTGCCGGATTCGATGCGCTGGCGGGACAGGTCGTCCAGCCAGATGCTGACGCCCTCTTCGACAAGACGTGCGGTGGGGGTGGTCATCAGGATCTCCTCAGTGCCTCGGGGGCTCAAGAGCGCGGTGGCTCGGTTGATCAGTGGGCGGCGGCCGTGGCCGCGATGGTCTCGCGGGCCGCCTCGACGACGGCCTCGGCGGTGATGCCGAACTTCTCGAACAGCGTCTTGTAGTCGGCCGACGCGCCGAAGTGCTCGATCGACACCGAGCGCCCACGATCGCCGACGATGCCGCGCCAGGGCAGCGCGATGCCCGCCTCGACCGAGACCCGCGCGCTCACGGCGGAGGGGAGCACCGATTCGCGGTAGGCCTCGTCCTGCTCGGCGAACCACTCCAGCGACGGAGCCGACACGACGCGGGCGTTCACGCCCTCGCCCCGCAGCGTCTCGCGCGCGGCCACGGCCAGCTGCACCTCGGAGCCCGTCGCGATCAGGATCACGTCGGGGCGTCCGTCAGGAGCCTCGGCCAGGACGTAGGCGCCTCGGGCCGCGCCATCGGCCGAGGCGAAGGTCTCGCCGGAGGCATCGCCCTCGCCCCGCTCGAACACCGGGATGTTCTGACGGGTGAGCGCCAGGCCCGCAGGGCCGTCGTGTCGGCGGAGCAGCTCCAGCCACACCACGGCGGTCTCGTTGGCGTCGGCCGGGCGGACCAGCGTGAAATTGGGGATGGCGCGCAGCGCGGCGAGCTGCTCGATCGGCTGGTGCGTGGGACCGTCCTCGCCGAGCGCGACGGAGTCGTGGGTCCACACGAACAGTGACGGGATGTTCATCAGGGCCGCCAGGCGCACCGACGGGCGCATGTAGTCGCTGAAGATGAGGAACGTTCCGCCGAAGGCGCGGGTCGGTCCGTGGAGCACGATGCCGTTGATGATCGCGCCCATCGCGTGCTCGCGGATTCCGAAGTGCAGCACGCGGCCGTACGGGTCACCCGACCACTCATGCGTGGACCAGACCTCGGGGATGAAGGACTTCGCGTCCTTGATCGTCGTGAGGTTCGACTCGGCGAGATCGGCGGAGCCGCCCCAGAGCTCGGGAAGCTGCGCGGCCAGGGCGTTGATGACCTGACCGGAGGCCGCGCGGGTGGAGACGTCCTTGCCGGCGGCGAAGACGGGCAGCGCGTCGCGGATGTCACCGGGGAGCTCCCGCGCCTGAATGCGGTCCCAGAGGGCCTTGCGCTCGGGGTGGGCTGCGGCCCAGGCGTCGAACTTCTCCTGCCACGCGGCGCGCGCCGCCGCGCCCCGCTCTCGAAGGGAGCGGGTGTGCGCGAGCACGTCGTCCGGCACCTCGAACGTCTCGTCCGGGTTCCAGCCGAGCACCTCTTTTGTGGCGCGCAGTTCGTCGGCGCCCAGGGCCGAGCCGTGGATCTTGCCGGTGTTCTGCTTGCCGGGGGAGGGCCAGCCGATGATGGTCTTCAGGATGATGATCGACGGCCGGTCGGTCTCGCCCTTGGCCTGCTCGATCGCCTCGTACAGCGCGGCGGCGTCTTCGACGTACTGCCCGGTCTTCTTCCAGTCGACCGTCTGCACGTGCCATCCGTATGACTCGTAGCGCTTCGCGACGTCTTCGGTGAAAGCGACGTTGGTGTCGTCCTCGATCGAGATCTGATTGGAGTCGTAGATGACGACGAGGTTGCCGAGGTTCTGGTGCCCGGCCAGCGACGACGCCTCGGAGGTGACACCCTCCTGGAGGTCACCGTCGGAGGCGATGACGTAGATGTGGTGGTCGAACGGGGATTCGCCTGCGGGGGTCTCGGGGTCGAACAGCCCGCGCTCGAAGCGCTGCGCATAGGCGAAGCCGACCGAAGAGGCCAGGCCCTGCCCGAGCGGACCGGTGGTGATCTCCACGCCGTCGGTGTGACCGAACTCGGGGTGACCCGGGGTCTTCGACCCCCAGGTTCGCAGCGCCTTCAGATCGTCGAGCTCGAGGCCGAAACCGCCGAGGTAGAGCTGCACGTACTGCGTCAGCGAGCTGTGGCCGGCGGAGAGGATGAAACGGTCACGGCCGGGCCAGTGCGTCTCGGCCGGATCGTGGTTCATCACCCGCTGGTAGAGAAGGTACGCCGCCGGGGCGAGGCTCATCGCGGTGCCGGGATGACCGTTGCCGACCTTTTCCACGGCGTCCGCCGCCAGGACTCGGGCGGTGTCCACCGCGCGTCGATCGATCTCTTCCCACCGCAATGCCGACACCCGGGCCGCCTTTCTCGAAGGTGCGTCCCGACGGCAGGCAATCCACGGCGAAGACCGGTGAGGTACAGGGGATTGGGCGCGGGGCGCGCGTGTGGCTTCAGCATAGCGAAGCGGCACATCCGGGCGAGCGACTGTGACAGGTCGCGACGAGCCGTTGACATCCCTCGGTCTTCGCGATAGAAACCTCCCGCCGGACGGAGCCCGCGCGCCATGACCTAGACTCGGAGGGGACTTTCTCGAGGCTCGCAACGGGGGACGATGGACATCTCAACGGCCGCCGGTGGCGCGATCACGCGCCACCGCCCGTCTCCGGGTCGTACCGTCCGTGCGTACATCGCGCTGACCAAGCCGCGCGTCCTCGAGCTGCTGCTGGTCACCACGGTGCCGGTGATGATCCTCGCGCAGAACGGACTGCCGAACCTCTGGCTCGTCCTCGCGACCGTGATCGGCGGTTCGTTGAGCGCCGGATCGGCCGCGGCGTTCAACATGTACCTCGACCGCGACATCGACGCCCACATGCAGCGCACCGAGAACCGTCCCCTGGTGACGGGGGAGGTCACCCCACGAGGGGCGCTGGTGTTCGCCTGGTCGCTCGCTGTGGCATCCACCCTCTGGCTTTTGCTGACGACCAATCCGCTCGCCGCCGGCCTGTCGGCGGGCGCGATCTTCTTCTACGTCGTCGTCTACACGATGATCCTCAAGCGCCGCACCGAGCAGAACATCGTCTGGGGCGGCATCGCCGGGTGCTTCCCGGTGCTGATCGGATGGACCGCGGTGACGGGGTCGCTGTCGTGGACGCCGTTCGTGCTGTTCCTGCTGGTGTTCCTGTGGACGCCGCCGCACTACTGGCCGCTGTCGATGAAGTACCGCGGCGACTACGCGGAGGTCGATGTGCCCATGCTCGGCGCGACTCGCACCGGCTCGCAGGTCGGACTGCAGGTGATCCTCTACGCCTGGGCGACCGTGGCGTGCTCGCTGCTGCTGATCCCCGTCGCCGGGATGGGACTCGTGTACACCGTGTCGGCTGTGGTGTTCGGCGGCTGGTTCATCTACGAGTCGCACCGCCTGTACAACCGAGCGGTGCGTGGCACTGAGCCGCGACCCATGCGCGTCTTCCACGCCTCGATCTCGTACCTCACCCTGCTCTTCGTCGCGATCGCCGTCGACCCGCTCCTGCCCTTCTGACGCGGCGCGGCCCTGCTTCTCATCGGCGCCGCGCGTCGGTACCGCGGGGATCGAGC encodes the following:
- a CDS encoding heme o synthase translates to MDISTAAGGAITRHRPSPGRTVRAYIALTKPRVLELLLVTTVPVMILAQNGLPNLWLVLATVIGGSLSAGSAAAFNMYLDRDIDAHMQRTENRPLVTGEVTPRGALVFAWSLAVASTLWLLLTTNPLAAGLSAGAIFFYVVVYTMILKRRTEQNIVWGGIAGCFPVLIGWTAVTGSLSWTPFVLFLLVFLWTPPHYWPLSMKYRGDYAEVDVPMLGATRTGSQVGLQVILYAWATVACSLLLIPVAGMGLVYTVSAVVFGGWFIYESHRLYNRAVRGTEPRPMRVFHASISYLTLLFVAIAVDPLLPF
- the tkt gene encoding transketolase, encoding MSALRWEEIDRRAVDTARVLAADAVEKVGNGHPGTAMSLAPAAYLLYQRVMNHDPAETHWPGRDRFILSAGHSSLTQYVQLYLGGFGLELDDLKALRTWGSKTPGHPEFGHTDGVEITTGPLGQGLASSVGFAYAQRFERGLFDPETPAGESPFDHHIYVIASDGDLQEGVTSEASSLAGHQNLGNLVVIYDSNQISIEDDTNVAFTEDVAKRYESYGWHVQTVDWKKTGQYVEDAAALYEAIEQAKGETDRPSIIILKTIIGWPSPGKQNTGKIHGSALGADELRATKEVLGWNPDETFEVPDDVLAHTRSLRERGAAARAAWQEKFDAWAAAHPERKALWDRIQARELPGDIRDALPVFAAGKDVSTRAASGQVINALAAQLPELWGGSADLAESNLTTIKDAKSFIPEVWSTHEWSGDPYGRVLHFGIREHAMGAIINGIVLHGPTRAFGGTFLIFSDYMRPSVRLAALMNIPSLFVWTHDSVALGEDGPTHQPIEQLAALRAIPNFTLVRPADANETAVVWLELLRRHDGPAGLALTRQNIPVFERGEGDASGETFASADGAARGAYVLAEAPDGRPDVILIATGSEVQLAVAARETLRGEGVNARVVSAPSLEWFAEQDEAYRESVLPSAVSARVSVEAGIALPWRGIVGDRGRSVSIEHFGASADYKTLFEKFGITAEAVVEAARETIAATAAAH
- a CDS encoding glucose-6-phosphate dehydrogenase assembly protein OpcA, whose amino-acid sequence is MIVDLPDTTVSKISRALVNVREEGGAVALGRVLTLIIVTRQGAQEDVIDVANAASREHPMRVIVVMTNGEDSPPRLDAQIRVGGDAGASEVVTLHALGEAGSTNLESLVTGLLLPDAPVVVWWPDDTPDIPSQTSIGKIAQRRITDAATKPDPSAWVASLGEKYRPGDTDLAWTRLTRWREQLAAILDQPPFENVTSITVRGASDSPSTALLAAWLRLALDVPVDWGYLPTAEWPHGIKSVTLVRESGDVVLERPSPAVALLTQPGQPQHDLAFPRRSLRECLAEELRRLDPDVLYGRVITEGWALLDPPTTQETHD
- the tal gene encoding transaldolase — encoded protein: MTTPTARLVEEGVSIWLDDLSRQRIESGNLAGLIDSRNVSGVTTNPTIFAGALAKGEDYEAQVTALSADGADVDRTIFEITTDDVRSAADILRPVFDATDGVDGRVSIEVSPDLAHDTAATVAEAKKLWARVDRPNVHIKIPATLAGLPAITEVLAEGISVNVTLIFSLERYAAVIDAYLSGIEKAREAGHDISAIHSVASFFVSRVDTEVDKRLESIGTDEARALKSRAGVANARLAYELYEREFATDRATALIEAGARVQRPLWASTGVKDPALPDTLYVTELVAPGTVNTMPEKTLEATFDHGDVTGDTVTGNYADAYAVFDQLKAVGVDFDDVTDVLEKEGVEKFIASWHELQGTVAAALEAAPASVEEAAQ
- the zwf gene encoding glucose-6-phosphate dehydrogenase, whose translation is MTDEIPGSSSGAAASGVEISRGRNPLRDPEDRRLNRIAGPSALVIFGVTGDLSRKKLMPAVYDLANRGLLPPGFALVGFARRDWEDQDFAQVVYDAVRANARTEFREETWAQLLEGIRFVSGEFGDADAFRRLRETVDQLDAERGTMGNHAFYLSIPPKDFPIVAEQLKASGLVDDTADRPERWRRVVIEKPFGHDLASAQALNDALRSAFPTDSIFRIDHYLGKETVQNILALRFANELYEPIWNRNYVDHVQITMAEDIGVGGRAGYYDGIGAARDVIQNHLLQLLALTAMEEPISFDAQHLRAEKEKVLAAVTLPEDLARSTARGQYAGGWQGGERVLGFLEEEGMNPESTTETYAAITLEVNTRRWAGVPFYLRTGKRLGRRVTEIAVVFKRAPELLFSRNQTSGLGQNALVIRVQPDEGVTIRFGSKVPGAGLQVRDVTMDFGYGHAFTEASPEAYERLILDVLLGDPPLFPRHEEVELSWRILDPIEQFWAAQEGPLEQYSPGSWGPESAEAMLARDGRTWRRP
- a CDS encoding glucose-6-phosphate isomerase; the encoded protein is MSFDIHVSGRVKSVVDETLPGLVASLVASGITAGDASLWGPDAESEASKRLGWVQAVSVSRPLVAEIVALRDELRSRGVTRVVLAGMGGSSLAPEVIAQTSGVPLVILDSTAPGQVLAAIDGDSEAGGLSQTVLVVSSKSGSTVETDSAKRTFEAAFRDLGIDPTERIVIVTDPGSPLDQSGRADGYRVFNADPEVGGRYSALTAFGLVPAGLAGVDIGELLDEAEATLLEVAVDSPENPALILAAAIAGGTPRRDKLGLVTDGTHIVGLPDWIEQLIAESTGKQGTGILPVVLLPVSPELDSRPDDLQIVRLVDEAGAFHLRERHEGEILVSGSLGAQFMVWEYATAIAGRMLGINPFDQPDVESAKTAARGLLDARPEPSAPAFTLDGVEVRVSDPALAASGTVAGVLDALWAQLPADGYVSIQAYVNRLDLPQLQGLRELVAADSGRPTTFGWGPRFLHSTGQYHKGGPATGVYLQILEQTDVDLEIPGRPFTFGQLIQAQAAGDASVLADGHGRPVVTLTLTDPQAEVLSLFEAAQ
- the pgl gene encoding 6-phosphogluconolactonase; this translates as MTDSSGEKRVVITSDAAALADSVAERFLTRVAKKSASRDVHVALTGGVSGAAVLRAAAAQAPRYPIDWTRVHFWWSDERFVRRFHPERNERQSREALLNALPDAHIHAAPASDEGLDLDEAAAAYAAELARYGTSDHPQWPTFDISFLGVGPDGHIASLFPDRPEILVTDASVVAVRDSPKPPSQRLTFTRPVINSSQRVWLVLSGADKASALGLALAGASYPSVPAAGAKGTRRTVFFVDQAAAAQVPPELIDQDY